A genome region from Pseudomonas sp. N3-W includes the following:
- a CDS encoding DUF3010 family protein, translating to MKTCGIEIKGSEAIIAIASLDGQALSHIALATKKIALEDDDDAANVKIFAAQVASFVRENAIDRIAIKKRSKKGEFAGGPTTFKIEGVFQLLENCEVILLSPQTINAQNKKFAFELPATLNKYQHEAYKAACSALMKK from the coding sequence ATGAAGACTTGCGGCATCGAAATCAAAGGCAGCGAAGCGATCATCGCCATCGCCTCTCTCGACGGTCAGGCGCTGAGCCACATCGCCCTGGCCACCAAGAAAATCGCTCTTGAGGATGACGACGACGCCGCCAACGTCAAAATCTTCGCTGCTCAGGTCGCCTCGTTTGTGCGTGAAAACGCCATCGACCGGATCGCGATCAAGAAGCGCAGCAAGAAAGGCGAATTCGCCGGCGGGCCAACCACGTTCAAGATCGAGGGCGTTTTCCAGTTGCTGGAAAATTGTGAAGTGATACTGCTGTCACCGCAGACCATCAATGCGCAGAACAAGAAGTTCGCCTTTGAGCTGCCGGCGACGCTGAACAAGTATCAGCATGAAGCCTACAAGGCGGCGTGTTCTGCGCTGATGAAAAAGTAA
- a CDS encoding ATP-binding protein, protein MSKPTGFVFRRPELARNIVDGLVGSGIQNYTSGLFLSAPRRTGKSTFLREDLIPECESRGWLAVYVDLWANKDKDPADLIASAIASALVPFEKGIRKLAKSIGIEKLSFLRTLSWDFSKPQLPEGATLTQALELLHRAAGKTVVLVIDEAQHALTTEAGVNAMFGLKAARDQLNQGREDDVGGLRLVLTGSNRDKLAHLVLSRNQPFYGSSVTPFPLLNKEFTKAYTAHLNAHLAQTNQFSADDIDQAFELVGRRPEMLRSIIGEVALELGEASNLGELLRNSAETLRAGVWTEFESAWNALTVPQRAVLEVMVERSKNNEPFAPFTDATLVAVGKALEAMGSDTVPGTQTIQACIDALREKELVWKSSRGAYALEDKSFADWLKHYRSRKSG, encoded by the coding sequence ATGTCAAAGCCCACTGGTTTTGTGTTCCGCCGTCCCGAACTGGCTCGCAATATTGTCGATGGGCTGGTCGGTTCCGGAATTCAGAACTACACCTCAGGCCTGTTTCTGTCAGCGCCGCGGCGTACCGGGAAAAGTACTTTCCTGCGCGAAGACCTGATTCCTGAATGTGAAAGCCGGGGTTGGCTGGCGGTGTATGTCGACCTCTGGGCCAATAAAGACAAAGACCCGGCCGACCTGATTGCCTCCGCCATCGCCAGTGCATTGGTGCCGTTCGAGAAAGGCATTCGCAAACTGGCCAAGTCCATCGGCATCGAAAAGCTCAGTTTCCTGCGCACCTTGTCCTGGGACTTCAGCAAGCCGCAATTGCCGGAAGGCGCCACGCTGACCCAGGCCCTGGAGTTGCTGCACCGCGCCGCTGGCAAGACCGTGGTGCTGGTGATTGACGAAGCCCAGCACGCCTTGACCACCGAGGCCGGGGTTAACGCAATGTTCGGGCTCAAGGCCGCTCGCGATCAGCTTAACCAAGGGCGAGAGGATGATGTCGGCGGTCTGCGGCTGGTGCTGACCGGGTCCAATCGAGACAAGCTCGCGCACTTGGTGCTCAGTCGAAATCAGCCCTTTTACGGGTCGAGCGTCACGCCGTTCCCCTTGTTGAACAAGGAATTTACCAAGGCCTACACCGCTCATCTGAACGCTCATCTGGCGCAGACGAACCAATTTTCTGCCGACGACATCGATCAGGCTTTTGAACTGGTGGGGCGTCGCCCGGAAATGCTTCGAAGCATCATCGGTGAAGTGGCGCTCGAACTCGGCGAAGCGAGTAACCTGGGTGAGTTGTTGCGCAACAGCGCCGAGACGCTGCGAGCGGGCGTCTGGACCGAGTTCGAAAGCGCCTGGAACGCCCTGACGGTGCCGCAACGCGCGGTGCTGGAGGTGATGGTCGAACGCTCGAAAAACAACGAGCCCTTCGCGCCGTTCACCGATGCCACCCTGGTGGCGGTTGGCAAGGCACTCGAAGCCATGGGCAGCGACACGGTGCCGGGCACCCAGACGATTCAAGCCTGCATTGATGCCCTGCGCGAGAAAGAGCTGGTCTGGAAGTCGAGTCGCGGCGCGTATGCGCTGGAAGACAAGTCATTCGCCGACTGGCTCAAGCACTACCGCTCCCGGAAGTCCGGCTAA
- a CDS encoding dipeptidase, protein MSPAELHADSIVIDGLIIAKWNRELFEDMRKGGLTAANCTVSVWEGFQATINNIAASQKLIRENSDLVIPVKTTADIRKAKEQGKTGIIFGFQNAHAFEDQLGYIEIFKQLGVGVVQMCYNTQNLVGTGCYERDGGLSGFGREVVAEMNRVGIMCDLSHVGSKTSEEVILESKKPVCYSHCLPSGLKEHPRNKSDEELKFIADHGGFVGVTMFAPFLAKGIDSTIDDYAEAIEYTMNIVGEDAIGIGTDFTQGHGQDFFEMLTHDKGYARRLTSFGKIINPLGIRTVGEFPNLTETLLKRGHSERVVRKIMGENWVSVLRDVWGE, encoded by the coding sequence ATGAGCCCAGCCGAATTGCACGCCGACAGCATCGTTATCGACGGGCTGATCATTGCCAAGTGGAACCGTGAGCTGTTCGAAGACATGCGCAAGGGCGGTCTGACCGCAGCCAACTGCACCGTGTCGGTGTGGGAGGGCTTCCAGGCCACCATCAACAACATTGCCGCCAGCCAGAAACTGATCCGCGAGAACAGCGACCTGGTGATCCCGGTGAAAACCACCGCCGACATCCGCAAAGCCAAGGAGCAGGGCAAGACCGGGATCATCTTCGGCTTCCAGAACGCCCATGCCTTTGAAGACCAGCTGGGCTACATCGAGATCTTCAAGCAGCTCGGCGTGGGCGTGGTGCAGATGTGCTACAACACCCAGAACCTCGTCGGCACCGGTTGCTACGAGCGTGATGGCGGCCTGTCGGGTTTCGGTCGCGAAGTCGTCGCCGAGATGAACCGTGTCGGCATCATGTGCGACTTGTCCCACGTCGGCTCCAAGACGTCCGAAGAAGTCATCCTCGAATCGAAAAAACCGGTCTGCTATTCCCACTGCCTGCCGTCGGGTCTCAAAGAGCACCCGCGCAACAAATCCGATGAAGAGCTCAAGTTCATTGCCGACCACGGTGGTTTTGTCGGCGTGACCATGTTCGCGCCGTTCCTGGCCAAGGGCATCGATTCGACCATCGACGACTACGCCGAAGCCATCGAATACACCATGAACATCGTCGGCGAAGACGCCATCGGCATCGGCACCGACTTTACCCAGGGTCACGGCCAGGACTTCTTCGAAATGCTGACCCACGACAAGGGCTATGCCCGCCGTCTGACCAGCTTCGGCAAGATCATCAACCCGCTGGGCATCCGCACCGTGGGCGAGTTCCCTAACCTGACCGAGACGCTGCTCAAGCGCGGCCACTCCGAGCGCGTGGTGCGCAAGATCATGGGCGAAAACTGGGTCAGTGTCCTGAGAGACGTCTGGGGCGAATAA
- a CDS encoding choline ABC transporter substrate-binding protein, with the protein MKRLITRCVLALSSTALLSASVMAAEPAACQNVRMGVVNWTDVIATSAMTQVLLDGLGYNTKQTSASQQIIFAGIRDQRLDLFLGYWNPLMTQTITPFVDGKQVKVLEAPSLKDARATLAVPTYLADKGLKTFADIAKFEKELGGKIYGIEPGSGANTQIKAMIAKNQFGLGKFQLVESSEAGMLAAVDRAVRRNEAVVFFGWAPHPMNVNVKMTYLTGSDDALGPNEGMATVWTVTAPNYAQQCPNVSRLLNNLTFTAADESRMMQPLLDHKDAFEAAKQWLKDHPQDKQRWLAGVTTFDGKPAADNLQLTRK; encoded by the coding sequence ATGAAACGACTGATCACCCGCTGTGTTCTTGCACTCAGTAGCACCGCTTTGTTGAGCGCCAGCGTCATGGCGGCCGAACCCGCCGCGTGCCAGAACGTGCGCATGGGCGTGGTCAACTGGACCGACGTGATCGCCACCAGCGCCATGACTCAGGTGCTGCTCGACGGCCTCGGCTATAACACCAAACAGACCAGCGCCTCCCAGCAGATCATCTTCGCCGGGATTCGCGACCAGCGCCTGGACCTGTTCCTCGGCTACTGGAACCCGCTGATGACGCAGACCATCACCCCGTTCGTCGATGGCAAACAGGTCAAGGTGCTGGAAGCGCCAAGCCTCAAAGATGCCCGCGCCACCCTTGCCGTGCCGACGTACCTGGCCGACAAGGGCCTGAAGACGTTCGCCGACATCGCCAAATTCGAAAAAGAACTGGGCGGCAAGATCTACGGTATCGAACCGGGTTCCGGCGCCAACACCCAGATCAAGGCGATGATCGCCAAGAACCAGTTTGGCCTCGGCAAGTTCCAGTTGGTCGAGTCCAGCGAAGCCGGGATGCTCGCCGCCGTGGATCGCGCCGTGCGCCGCAACGAAGCCGTGGTGTTCTTCGGCTGGGCGCCGCACCCGATGAACGTCAACGTGAAGATGACCTACCTCACCGGCAGCGACGACGCCCTGGGCCCGAACGAAGGCATGGCGACCGTCTGGACTGTCACCGCGCCGAACTACGCGCAGCAATGCCCGAACGTCAGTCGTCTGCTCAACAACCTGACATTCACCGCCGCCGACGAGAGCCGAATGATGCAGCCGCTGCTGGATCACAAGGACGCGTTCGAAGCCGCCAAACAGTGGCTCAAGGATCACCCGCAGGACAAACAGCGCTGGCTCGCAGGCGTGACCACCTTCGATGGCAAGCCGGCGGCGGACAACCTGCAGCTGACCCGTAAATAA
- a CDS encoding lysozyme inhibitor LprI family protein — protein MKSIFLALALIATGVHAAEESDNNPCDAVENDVQTLECSAYGRTTAEQLLKENYQGLTERLQTAYGKNPTQLADITAKLKTAQQQWQKTRDADCAVEAFPATSGSKAFTIAQNDCVARMSDERSEFLESISQE, from the coding sequence ATGAAATCGATCTTCCTGGCTTTGGCACTGATAGCGACCGGCGTACACGCGGCCGAAGAGTCCGACAACAACCCGTGCGATGCGGTCGAAAACGACGTCCAGACCCTGGAATGCTCGGCCTACGGCAGAACCACCGCCGAACAGTTGCTCAAGGAAAACTACCAGGGCCTGACCGAACGCCTGCAAACGGCCTACGGCAAGAACCCGACGCAACTGGCCGACATCACCGCCAAACTCAAGACCGCTCAACAGCAATGGCAGAAGACCCGGGACGCGGATTGCGCGGTGGAAGCGTTTCCGGCGACGAGCGGTAGCAAGGCATTCACCATTGCGCAGAACGATTGCGTGGCGCGGATGAGCGACGAGCGGTCGGAGTTTTTGGAGTCGATTTCGCAGGAGTGA
- a CDS encoding GlxA family transcriptional regulator translates to MSQDFYFLLMPGFSAIGFISAIEPLRVANRFRGELYRWHVLSADGGAVLASNGMSVNADAALEPLKKGATLLVVAGFEPLKFATPALDHWLRRLDNEGVTLGAIDTGSFVLAEAGLLEGHRLTLHWEAIDAFKESYPQLSVTQELFEIDRRRITSAGGTASIDLMLDLIAQAHGPALAIQVSEQFVLGRIRPRKDHQRMEVATRYGISNKKLVQVIGEMEQHSEPPLSTLALAESISVTRRQLERLFRLHLNDTPSNFYLRLRLEKARQLLRQTDMSVLEVSIACGFESPSYFTRSYRARFARCPREDRRRLGDGREVV, encoded by the coding sequence ATGTCCCAGGATTTCTACTTCTTGTTGATGCCGGGCTTTTCGGCCATCGGTTTCATCTCCGCCATCGAACCGCTGCGGGTCGCCAATCGCTTTCGCGGTGAGCTGTATCGCTGGCATGTGCTGAGCGCGGACGGCGGGGCGGTGCTGGCCAGCAATGGCATGTCGGTCAACGCCGATGCCGCACTGGAACCGCTGAAGAAGGGCGCGACGCTGCTGGTGGTCGCCGGTTTCGAACCGCTGAAATTCGCCACCCCGGCGCTGGACCACTGGTTGCGCCGGCTGGACAACGAAGGCGTGACCCTCGGCGCCATCGACACCGGTAGCTTTGTCCTCGCCGAAGCCGGTCTGCTGGAGGGTCATCGCCTGACCCTGCACTGGGAAGCGATCGACGCGTTCAAGGAGTCCTATCCACAGCTCAGCGTCACCCAGGAGCTGTTCGAGATCGATCGCCGACGCATCACTTCAGCGGGCGGCACTGCCTCCATCGACCTGATGCTCGACCTGATCGCCCAGGCCCACGGCCCGGCGCTGGCGATTCAGGTCAGCGAGCAATTCGTGCTTGGGCGCATTCGCCCACGCAAAGACCACCAGCGCATGGAAGTCGCCACGCGCTACGGCATCAGCAACAAGAAACTGGTGCAGGTGATTGGCGAGATGGAACAGCACAGCGAGCCACCGCTGAGCACGCTGGCGCTGGCCGAATCGATCAGCGTCACCCGGCGCCAGCTGGAGCGCCTGTTTCGCCTGCACCTGAACGACACACCGAGCAATTTCTACCTGCGCCTGCGCCTGGAGAAGGCCCGGCAATTGCTGCGCCAGACCGACATGAGCGTGCTGGAAGTGAGCATCGCCTGCGGGTTCGAATCGCCATCGTATTTCACCCGCAGCTATCGGGCGCGGTTTGCGCGGTGTCCGAGGGAGGATCGGCGGCGGTTGGGGGATGGACGGGAGGTGGTTTGA